The following nucleotide sequence is from Elusimicrobiota bacterium.
TCCATCCCATATTTTGGAAAGAAAGGTTTTAAGGTAAACCTAAGCCCGGGTTATGATGGGGGTGGTACGCCATCTTTTGTTAATTTTGCATTGAATTCTAAAGGACCGAAATATTATAATACAGCAGGTATAGTTTTTTGGGGCATGAATCCATCCGACGTCAATTATCTTTTAGATGGCACAGGGGCAGCTTCAGGATTCGCTTTAGCTTTTAAGTGGGCAATGAACAATGTGAATGGATATTACAAACCGCTGACAGGTTCTCAACCGGTTATATCTGCAGTAACATCGAATGTAGCTGGTAATTCAGCAACGATAACATGGACAACTGATGTTCCTTGTGATTCTCAGGTTCAATATTCACAGGAGCGTAACACTTATAACAATTTAATAACCACTTATACTAATATCACAACTCTTGATACAAATTTGGTAACCAGCCACAGCGTCCCGATTACCGGTTTACAATCAGGAAAAACATATCATTTTAATGTAATTACTAAAAATGTAACAGGTTATGCTGTTTCTCCTGATAATACATTTGGTGCAAGTATAACCGTAACATACCCAAATGGCGGAGAAAATTTATTAATTAACAGTCAACAAACAGTAACATGGGGAAGTGTAGGTGTAGCAGGTAATGTAAAAATAGAATTATCAGTTGATGGAGGAACGACATGGAGTACTCTTGTAGCTAATACAGCAAATGATGGCAGCGAAGTAGTTACTCTGCCGAACAGTCCCAGTAGTACCTGTTTAATAAGATTGTCAGCAATAAGCGGTGGAACAACCGACAGTTCAGATGCAAACTTTTCAATAGTAATATCAAATCAGATAACATATGGAAACAATGGAAACCTCTGGCAGATATCGTCAGTTTTATTAAGTGCAACAACAATACAAGCAGAGAACTATGACACAGGCGGTGAAGGTGTGGCATACCATGATACAACAGCCGGCAACAGTGGTAATGCCTATAGAATAAGTGAGGATGTAGATATAGAAAATTGTAATGATATCGGTGGTGGGTATGATGTAGGGTGGACAAAAGCAGGAGAGTGGCTGGAATACAGTATAAATGTAAATGAGGGTGGCGAATACCAAATAATACTAAGAACAGCCCGCCAACCGGCAGTCAATGATATAGTACACTTTGAATTCACTCAGAACGATGTGGTTTATTTCATAACACCGTCAGTAAGCTTGCCGGCAACAGGTGGCTGGGGAATTTGGACAGATACAGAAGTCGTAAACTCGGTAACACTTCTCCCAGGCAACCAGATAATGAAGTTAGTTTTTGACCCCAGTGCGGCGACTGATTGCAGTAATGTCAATTACATTAAAATAATAAAACTAACGGCCGATACAACACCACCGGAAGTAAGTGCAATATCAACAACAAGTATAACCGGCAGTGGAGCGGTAGTAACATGGACAACTAATGAGGCTGCAAACAGTAAAGTTCAATACGGTACAACGCTGCCATATAGCAGTACAACAACATTAGCAAATTTTGTAACCAGCCACAGTGTCCCTATAACTGGTCTTACCGAAAAGACATTATATCATTACAGGATAATAACAGCAGATATAAGTAATAACCCGACAACAACCGGTGATTATATTTTTACAACAACTGCAAATGATCCTGATGCACCGGTAATAAGTAATGTTCATGCCGGCGTAACAGTAAATAGTGCAGCAATAACATGGACAACCAATGAGCCGTCAGATTCACAGGTAGCATATGGACTCACAACAGCTCTGGGTAGTACAACTACACTAATTACAACACTTGTAACCGACCACAGCGTCCCAATTAGTAATTTAGAGAAAGGAAAGACATATTATTACACGATTTACAGCCGGGATGCAGCCACAAATCTTGCAACATCCGCACTTTACCAATTTAGTACGTATAACTTACAACACAGAATATATACATATTTCTACGATGATTCAACCACACCGGCAAATTTGCAGTTCTTATTGCAGGTGTATAATGATGAGAATATTTTAGTAACGGATTACGGAGGAACACTGACCATTAAGACAAAAGATTCCAATGGTGCTGTATTAGATACGATTAATTCAACATTTATTAAAGCAGATTCAGGTGAGAAAGATGTTTCAATTCCGTTCAGCAAAAATGTAGATACTATCGAATTAACCGGTGATACCACAACGACGATAGTAATAAATTTTAGCGATCTGTATATATCTAAGTTAGTTGGCAGTAAGGGCGGAACAATAAAAGGAATAAATGGGATAAAAATAGTCGTACCATCAGGAGTCCTATCAACTAACAAGTATCTTGCAACAAAAAGGACAAGTGTACCGCCAGTTGTAGGTAATACATTGAAATATGTTAACACAGTTAATCCAATATGTTATGATTTTGGCGAACTAACATTTAACAATAATGCTCCAACGCTGCAAAACCAGGTATTCACAAGAGCAGTAAACATAACAATACCATATACAGCAGCGGATATAGGAACATTAAACGAGGATGGACTTAGAATATATTACTGGACCGGCACAGATTGGGATTTAGTGACAGGAGTCCAGACAGTAGACAAAGTAAACAATACAGTTACTGCAATAGTAAAACACTTTTCAACATACCGAATATTGGGCAGTTATGTATCTGTTGATTTAAGCAAAATTAAAATATATCCTAACCCATTTAATCCTAACACAGCAATTAACGGTATGTTAAAAGTAATAAACCTGCCAATTAACTGTGTTATGAAATTGTATAGTGTAAATGGTGAATTAATCAGGGAACTCAAAGAGCTCGACTTTGGCAATTTAGGCTGGCTCGAGTGGGACGGTAAAAATGCCGATGGTGACAAGGTAGCCAGAGCAGTATATATTTACCAGATAGAAGACACTGCCGGTGGCAGAAAGACTGGCAAGATAGGATTAGTCAAATAGTCCTTGCCCGCCATCGGTTTCTTGCCCGCCAAAGATTCAGTGGAGGGAGTGGTGGGCGATGTCCAATGTCGTAGTTGCAGAGCTTGCTCTGCTTCTGTGAAAGCTGTTTGATGTTGTAGTGGTTTGCTCTTGGCAAACCCAAACAAAGCTGATAATTTCATTACACTCTACATACATTCAAAAAAGGAATCTTTACCTGACGGTTGATAAAGATTCCTTTTTTTATTGATATTTATTTTTAATTTTATATAATCGTATTACTTTAATTTATTTAAGGAGTTGTTTACTATGCCTAAAAAATATTTGATAAGATTATGTGTTATGTTTGTTCTTGGTATATTCACGAACGTTTGTATTTTGTCAGGTATTTCCGACACAACACCACCTGCCAAAATAACATATTTCCTGACCGCATTCCCGACATCTAAAACCATCACACTTGTATGGCGGTCTGTCGGTGATGATGGCAATTTCGGAACAGCAACAAAATACGATATCAGGTATTCTCTGTCGCCTATTATCACAGAAGCAGAATGGAATGCTGCTAATAAAGCTAAATGTGATTTAACTCCAAATCCTGCAGGTTCTGCGGAATCGTTTATAATTTTTGGTCTTTCACCTTCAACCAAATACTACTTTGCAATTAAAGCAGGTGACAAAGTTCCTAACTGGTCACTATTATCAAAATCACCAAGTGCTACGACACTTGCTCTCACAGACATTATACCACCTGTTAAAATAACAAACCTTGCAACAAGTAACCCGGCACCGGAATCAATTACTCTTACATGGACTGCTCCCGGCGATAATGGCGTTACAAGTAAAACTAAAATGTGGGAACAATATAAGGTAAGATACTCTACTACAGGTCTGGTTGCAAAGTATATACCATATGATATAAGATACTCACTTTCACC
It contains:
- a CDS encoding carbohydrate-binding protein; the protein is MKIKRMMLLFIISFLFIGQMVYAAAQLKGSWINFGDYDSIKRIISGLFPLYGCNIAIVRVWDQYDYVGYPIHGTWYNAAKALELGNLGRANGIKVIPEVQFFGHQASRVADGDVKGNFLLAYPQYDENRGGQPVNDSRSLCPNAPGIAAIVCGMAEEIALAFGNHAICIGFDEVYNINVCSLCKATGRTNGQQFVYWLNIINNYLQSKGIEVYMYGDMLIPGTVGLPYDQQFYPTTHWTASPDDTWQHIDEIEHKENITINDWHYDDLASYPSIPYFGKKGFKVNLSPGYDGGGTPSFVNFALNSKGPKYYNTAGIVFWGMNPSDVNYLLDGTGAASGFALAFKWAMNNVNGYYKPLTGSQPVISAVTSNVAGNSATITWTTDVPCDSQVQYSQERNTYNNLITTYTNITTLDTNLVTSHSVPITGLQSGKTYHFNVITKNVTGYAVSPDNTFGASITVTYPNGGENLLINSQQTVTWGSVGVAGNVKIELSVDGGTTWSTLVANTANDGSEVVTLPNSPSSTCLIRLSAISGGTTDSSDANFSIVISNQITYGNNGNLWQISSVLLSATTIQAENYDTGGEGVAYHDTTAGNSGNAYRISEDVDIENCNDIGGGYDVGWTKAGEWLEYSINVNEGGEYQIILRTARQPAVNDIVHFEFTQNDVVYFITPSVSLPATGGWGIWTDTEVVNSVTLLPGNQIMKLVFDPSAATDCSNVNYIKIIKLTADTTPPEVSAISTTSITGSGAVVTWTTNEAANSKVQYGTTLPYSSTTTLANFVTSHSVPITGLTEKTLYHYRIITADISNNPTTTGDYIFTTTANDPDAPVISNVHAGVTVNSAAITWTTNEPSDSQVAYGLTTALGSTTTLITTLVTDHSVPISNLEKGKTYYYTIYSRDAATNLATSALYQFSTYNLQHRIYTYFYDDSTTPANLQFLLQVYNDENILVTDYGGTLTIKTKDSNGAVLDTINSTFIKADSGEKDVSIPFSKNVDTIELTGDTTTTIVINFSDLYISKLVGSKGGTIKGINGIKIVVPSGVLSTNKYLATKRTSVPPVVGNTLKYVNTVNPICYDFGELTFNNNAPTLQNQVFTRAVNITIPYTAADIGTLNEDGLRIYYWTGTDWDLVTGVQTVDKVNNTVTAIVKHFSTYRILGSYVSVDLSKIKIYPNPFNPNTAINGMLKVINLPINCVMKLYSVNGELIRELKELDFGNLGWLEWDGKNADGDKVARAVYIYQIEDTAGGRKTGKIGLVK